In the Campylobacter sp. RM6914 genome, one interval contains:
- a CDS encoding carbon-nitrogen hydrolase, giving the protein MKTALIQQKFHGSKEETIKKTCDLIKEAASGGAKLVVLQELHQTQYFCQSEDTAFFDLANEWESDVKFWSDVAKQNNVVLVTSLFEKRTAGLYHNTAFVFERDGSMAGKYRKMHIPDDPLFYEKFYFTPGDIGFEPIQTSVGKLGVLVCWDQWYPEAARLMALKGAEILIYPTAIGWFDGDGEDEKSRQLEAWVAVQRGHAVANGVPVVAVNRIGFETDSSGVADGIRFWGNSFVFGSQGEQIFRADSASEKCFLVDIDMKRSEEVRRIWPFLRDRRIEFYGKLTKRFID; this is encoded by the coding sequence ATGAAAACAGCTTTGATCCAACAAAAATTTCACGGCTCAAAAGAAGAAACGATCAAAAAAACTTGTGACCTTATCAAAGAAGCAGCCAGCGGCGGCGCTAAATTAGTGGTGCTTCAGGAGCTTCACCAGACGCAATACTTTTGCCAAAGTGAAGATACGGCCTTTTTTGATCTTGCAAACGAGTGGGAGAGTGATGTTAAATTTTGGAGCGATGTAGCAAAACAAAACAACGTAGTTTTAGTAACTTCGCTATTTGAGAAGCGCACCGCCGGACTTTATCATAACACGGCTTTTGTGTTTGAGCGCGATGGAAGCATGGCTGGTAAATATAGAAAGATGCATATCCCCGATGATCCGCTTTTTTATGAGAAATTTTATTTCACGCCTGGAGACATTGGCTTTGAGCCGATACAAACAAGTGTTGGCAAACTAGGTGTTTTGGTGTGTTGGGATCAGTGGTATCCTGAGGCTGCAAGACTGATGGCTTTAAAGGGGGCTGAAATTTTAATTTATCCAACTGCGATCGGTTGGTTTGACGGTGATGGCGAAGATGAAAAGTCACGCCAGCTTGAAGCATGGGTAGCAGTGCAAAGGGGGCATGCCGTGGCAAACGGAGTGCCGGTAGTGGCTGTAAATCGCATTGGTTTTGAAACTGATAGCTCTGGAGTCGCAGACGGCATAAGATTTTGGGGTAATAGCTTTGTTTTTGGCTCACAAGGAGAGCAAATTTTTAGAGCCGATAGTGCCAGTGAGAAGTGTTTTTTAGTAGATATCGATATGAAAAGAAGCGAAGAAGTGCGTAGAATTTGGCCGTTCTTACGTGATCGCAGGATAGAGTTCTATGGAAAATTAACAAAGAGATTTATCGACTAA
- a CDS encoding CBU_0592 family membrane protein — protein sequence MDIFQFIGFLGMLCVVGAYFLLQLGRVDANSMRFQVINLIGAVLLIVSLCVHFNLGSFLIEVFWIGITLYGIYKILRERKR from the coding sequence GTGGATATTTTTCAATTTATTGGATTTTTGGGCATGCTCTGCGTTGTTGGAGCATATTTTTTACTTCAACTCGGACGAGTGGACGCCAACAGCATGCGTTTTCAGGTTATAAATTTGATCGGAGCAGTCTTGCTTATCGTGTCGCTTTGTGTTCATTTTAACCTAGGCTCATTTTTGATAGAGGTTTTTTGGATAGGCATAACGCTTTATGGGATTTATAAAATTTTAAGAGAAAGAAAACGATAA
- a CDS encoding agmatine deiminase family protein, translating into MKAYAEWEKQESLLLSLPHENSDWAEYLEEILNSYEELVAAVTPYQKCVLICPNDKILDRFRKFQNCEFLRIDTNDTWIRDYGMIDVKNGDKILSYNFKFNAWGGKFDSKKDDLANKSLNAHFGGMMQDIDMILEGGSVEFDGDKTLLTTEHCLLNDNRNKNLSKAQIEEKLSKLFGLERIIWLKHGFIKGDDTDHHIDTLARFISPDTIAYASCDDKNDEHYEELSRMKAELEATGLKLLALPLPSAKFYDGKRLGCTYTNFIFVNNALIVPTYDDKNDELVLSLLSKALPNLKIVGVNSLVFVRQNGSLHCSSQNRFAGKR; encoded by the coding sequence ATGAAAGCTTATGCAGAATGGGAAAAACAAGAGAGTTTGCTTTTGTCTTTGCCGCATGAAAACAGCGACTGGGCGGAGTATCTGGAAGAAATTTTAAACTCATACGAAGAGCTTGTCGCAGCTGTTACGCCTTATCAAAAGTGTGTTTTAATCTGTCCTAATGATAAAATTTTAGATCGTTTTAGAAAGTTTCAAAACTGTGAGTTTTTGCGTATCGACACAAACGATACATGGATAAGAGATTACGGTATGATAGATGTTAAAAACGGCGATAAAATTTTAAGTTATAACTTTAAATTTAATGCTTGGGGCGGAAAATTTGATAGTAAAAAAGACGATCTTGCAAATAAAAGCCTAAATGCACATTTTGGCGGTATGATGCAAGATATAGACATGATACTTGAGGGTGGTAGCGTTGAATTTGACGGAGATAAAACGCTTTTGACGACTGAGCATTGCTTGTTGAATGACAATAGAAATAAAAATTTAAGTAAGGCGCAGATAGAAGAAAAACTTAGTAAATTATTTGGCTTAGAGCGTATAATTTGGCTAAAGCACGGCTTTATTAAAGGAGATGACACGGATCATCATATCGATACTTTAGCGCGTTTTATATCGCCAGATACGATAGCTTATGCTAGTTGTGATGATAAAAATGATGAGCATTACGAGGAGCTTAGTAGGATGAAGGCCGAGCTTGAAGCTACGGGGCTTAAGTTGCTCGCATTGCCGCTACCAAGTGCTAAATTTTACGACGGCAAAAGATTAGGTTGCACGTATACAAATTTTATATTTGTAAATAACGCGTTGATCGTGCCGACTTACGACGACAAAAACGACGAGTTGGTTTTAAGCTTACTTAGTAAAGCGTTGCCGAATTTAAAGATCGTCGGGGTAAATTCTTTGGTTTTTGTGCGCCAAAACGGCTCGCTTCACTGCTCTAGTCAAAATAGATTTGCAGGAAAAAGATGA
- a CDS encoding amino acid ABC transporter permease, which produces MQGVNILFEQETLMRLMQGLLVSLEISVISIIISVFGGLVLGVLMSLKNKPLYWLLKICLEIVRIMPTIVWLFIFYFGLTRATGMHISAFMASLLVFSVWGVFEMMDIVRGAVVSIPKHQFESAQSLGLNKFKIYTYVIVPLAFRRLVPGAVNLLSRMIKTTSIVVLIGVVEVVKVGQQIIERHVFTNNMAPFWVYGFIFFLYFIICYPISKFSKKLEERWG; this is translated from the coding sequence ATGCAAGGAGTTAATATACTTTTTGAACAAGAAACTCTAATGCGCCTCATGCAAGGCTTGCTAGTAAGCCTTGAAATTTCGGTCATTTCTATTATTATTTCTGTTTTTGGCGGCTTGGTGCTTGGCGTTTTAATGAGCCTAAAAAACAAACCACTTTATTGGCTACTTAAAATTTGCCTTGAGATAGTGCGCATAATGCCAACCATCGTTTGGCTTTTTATATTCTATTTTGGTCTTACAAGGGCTACGGGGATGCATATTAGCGCGTTTATGGCCTCGCTTTTAGTTTTTAGCGTATGGGGAGTTTTTGAGATGATGGATATCGTGCGCGGCGCAGTCGTCTCCATACCAAAACACCAGTTTGAAAGTGCACAGAGTCTAGGACTAAACAAATTTAAAATTTACACTTATGTTATCGTGCCTTTGGCGTTTCGTAGGCTGGTTCCTGGAGCCGTAAATTTACTTAGTCGTATGATAAAAACAACGTCTATTGTTGTGTTAATTGGTGTTGTAGAAGTTGTAAAAGTAGGTCAGCAAATCATCGAACGACACGTATTTACAAACAATATGGCGCCGTTTTGGGTTTATGGTTTTATATTCTTTTTATATTTTATAATCTGCTATCCAATCTCTAAATTTTCAAAAAAATTAGAAGAGCGTTGGGGCTAA
- a CDS encoding amino acid ABC transporter ATP-binding protein encodes MDYILELKNVNKFYGSSQALHDINLQVKQGEVVVLLGPSGCGKSTTLRCINGLESIASGEIIIAGDTVTKDYKNWTKMRQRVGMVFQSYELFDHMNVLENIMLGPIKAQGRNKEEVEKEADMWLEKVGLSDKKFARPKELSGGQKQRIAIVRALCMNPELMLFDEVTAALDPEIVREVLNVILNLAKEGMTMLIVTHEMDFARAVADRIVFMDGGHIIEQNTPEKFFSNPKTERAKKFLNLFTF; translated from the coding sequence TTGGACTATATTTTAGAGCTTAAAAACGTTAATAAATTTTATGGATCATCACAGGCTTTACATGATATAAATTTACAAGTAAAACAAGGTGAAGTCGTAGTTCTTCTAGGACCTTCGGGATGTGGTAAAAGCACAACTTTAAGATGTATAAACGGACTTGAGAGTATAGCTAGCGGCGAGATAATCATAGCCGGCGATACAGTGACAAAAGACTATAAAAACTGGACAAAAATGCGCCAACGCGTGGGAATGGTCTTTCAAAGTTATGAACTTTTTGACCACATGAATGTGCTTGAAAATATCATGCTAGGTCCCATAAAAGCCCAGGGCAGAAACAAAGAAGAAGTAGAAAAAGAAGCAGATATGTGGCTTGAAAAAGTCGGCCTTAGCGATAAAAAATTTGCCCGTCCAAAAGAGCTTAGTGGCGGTCAAAAACAACGTATCGCCATCGTAAGAGCGCTTTGCATGAACCCGGAACTAATGCTATTTGACGAGGTTACGGCAGCACTTGATCCTGAAATCGTCCGAGAAGTGTTAAATGTCATACTAAATTTAGCCAAAGAGGGCATGACGATGCTAATCGTAACCCACGAAATGGACTTTGCCCGCGCAGTTGCGGACAGGATTGTATTTATGGACGGCGGACATATAATTGAACAAAACACGCCTGAAAAATTCTTTTCAAATCCAAAAACCGAACGCGCTAAAAAATTCTTAAATTTATTTACATTCTAG
- a CDS encoding cysteine ABC transporter substrate-binding protein has product MKKIIFSFLALIATVFLTGCGNDKVADAQNDALAKIKEQGFVRIGVFSDKPPFGYIGKDGKNEGYDVYFAKRIAKDLLGDENKVKFELVEAASRAEFLVANKVDIILANFTKTPERAQIVDFALPYMKVSLGIVSPDGAPIKDISELKGKKLIVNKGTTADAYFTKNHPDIELLKFDQNTETFGALLDGRGAALAHDNALLFAWAKENPGFKVGVEALGDIDVIAPAVRKGNKTLLEWINNEIAELAKENFFHKAYDATLKPIYGDSVNPESLVVEGGKL; this is encoded by the coding sequence ATGAAGAAAATTATTTTTTCATTTTTAGCACTTATCGCTACCGTCTTTCTAACGGGTTGTGGTAATGACAAAGTTGCCGATGCGCAAAATGACGCACTGGCTAAAATAAAAGAGCAAGGATTTGTTCGTATAGGCGTTTTTAGCGACAAACCACCGTTTGGATATATCGGCAAAGACGGCAAAAACGAAGGCTATGACGTTTACTTTGCAAAACGTATCGCAAAAGACTTGCTGGGAGATGAAAACAAGGTAAAATTTGAACTTGTAGAAGCTGCAAGCAGAGCTGAATTCTTAGTTGCAAACAAAGTTGATATAATCCTCGCAAACTTCACCAAAACACCCGAACGTGCACAAATAGTTGATTTTGCATTGCCATATATGAAAGTTAGCCTTGGTATAGTTAGTCCAGATGGCGCTCCTATAAAAGACATAAGTGAACTAAAAGGCAAAAAACTGATCGTAAACAAAGGCACAACTGCCGATGCTTATTTTACTAAAAATCACCCAGATATAGAGCTTTTAAAATTTGACCAAAATACAGAAACATTTGGCGCGTTGCTTGATGGTCGTGGTGCTGCTTTAGCTCATGATAACGCCCTACTTTTTGCATGGGCAAAAGAAAATCCAGGTTTTAAAGTTGGAGTTGAAGCTCTTGGAGATATCGACGTGATCGCTCCTGCAGTTAGAAAAGGGAACAAAACTTTACTTGAGTGGATAAACAACGAGATAGCAGAACTTGCGAAAGAAAATTTCTTCCATAAAGCTTACGATGCAACACTTAAACCAATTTACGGCGATAGTGTAAATCCTGAATCTTTAGTCGTTGAAGGCGGCAAACTTTAA
- a CDS encoding cation diffusion facilitator family transporter, producing the protein MDAKDDTKMSVKKTQRNAVLIAGFTAFVLAVVKFIAGVFSGSVAVLSSAIDSMLDLLVSVLNFFAIRKSQASPNAKFNFGYTKVEALAALFEGIFIIGIALFILYESIMKIRADEVSINVDISILVMCFSLVVTGILVAFLNRVTKRTNNLIIKADALHYKSDLVTNLAVVAALLIIKFSGFVMIDAIFGIIISGYIAVSAVNLMKESVGVLLDKALDENVTDAIKEIILSKPQVAGFHGLTSRQSANICYLGVHLVFNREISLFDAHEISNEIEREIALKFSEFEWNFTTHLDPYDD; encoded by the coding sequence ATGGACGCAAAAGACGATACAAAAATGTCTGTTAAAAAAACTCAACGAAATGCTGTTTTGATCGCCGGTTTTACGGCTTTTGTGTTGGCTGTTGTTAAATTTATAGCAGGTGTTTTTAGCGGTTCTGTTGCCGTGCTTAGCTCGGCGATCGACTCTATGCTTGACCTGCTTGTATCGGTCTTAAATTTTTTTGCGATTAGAAAATCCCAAGCCTCGCCAAACGCAAAATTTAACTTCGGCTATACAAAAGTAGAGGCGCTGGCTGCATTGTTTGAGGGTATTTTTATCATTGGCATCGCGCTTTTTATCCTTTATGAAAGCATTATGAAGATAAGAGCGGACGAAGTTAGCATAAATGTCGATATTAGTATTTTAGTGATGTGTTTTTCGTTGGTTGTAACCGGCATTTTGGTAGCGTTTTTAAACAGAGTTACAAAGCGAACCAATAACTTGATAATAAAAGCCGACGCGCTGCATTATAAGAGCGACCTTGTAACAAATTTAGCCGTTGTGGCAGCTCTTTTGATTATTAAATTTAGCGGATTTGTTATGATAGATGCTATTTTTGGTATTATAATTAGCGGTTATATAGCTGTGAGTGCGGTAAATTTAATGAAAGAAAGCGTAGGCGTGCTTTTGGATAAAGCACTTGATGAAAACGTAACAGATGCCATAAAAGAGATAATCTTGTCAAAACCGCAGGTTGCAGGCTTTCACGGGCTTACTAGCAGACAAAGCGCAAACATCTGCTACCTTGGGGTTCATTTGGTTTTTAACCGTGAAATTTCACTCTTTGACGCGCATGAAATTTCAAATGAGATTGAAAGAGAGATAGCTCTTAAATTTAGCGAATTTGAATGGAATTTCACTACTCATCTTGACCCGTATGATGATTAA
- a CDS encoding amino acid ABC transporter permease, which translates to MDFDFIAKFYPMYIKAGILTLELAFLGIFFSITIGILCMAIRYFHIKPLKPLVTGYIELSRNTPLLIQLFFLYYGLPKLGINLSSFSCAVIGLAFLGGSYMAESFRLGYESVRISQIEAGLSIGLNKTQILYHIVSPQAFRVALPSISANVIFLLKETSIVSIVALADLVYVAKDIIGLYYKTDEALFMLVMSYLAIILPISFALSIWEKRMANARS; encoded by the coding sequence ATGGATTTTGATTTTATTGCTAAATTTTATCCTATGTATATAAAAGCCGGCATTTTAACGCTTGAACTAGCGTTTTTGGGTATATTTTTCTCTATCACTATAGGCATTTTATGTATGGCGATTAGATATTTTCACATTAAGCCTTTAAAACCGCTAGTAACGGGATACATCGAGCTAAGCAGAAACACCCCTCTTCTTATCCAGCTTTTCTTTTTATACTACGGCTTGCCAAAACTTGGTATAAATTTAAGCTCATTTTCATGTGCGGTTATCGGACTTGCCTTTTTGGGCGGAAGTTATATGGCAGAAAGTTTTAGGCTAGGATACGAGTCGGTAAGAATATCCCAAATCGAAGCAGGACTTAGTATCGGACTAAATAAAACGCAAATTTTATACCATATCGTCTCGCCGCAAGCCTTTAGAGTGGCGCTTCCAAGCATCAGTGCAAATGTGATATTTTTGTTAAAAGAAACCTCGATCGTAAGCATAGTCGCATTAGCCGACCTTGTCTATGTCGCAAAAGATATCATCGGACTTTATTATAAGACAGATGAGGCACTGTTTATGCTAGTGATGAGCTATCTAGCCATCATATTACCTATCTCGTTTGCCTTAAGCATATGGGAAAAAAGGATGGCAAATGCAAGGAGTTAA
- a CDS encoding DNA-methyltransferase produces MNKIYHGDCIEILKTIKPKSVQLVFADPPYNLSGNGLKLINNKTGGDYFMVNEAWDKMDSDKYERFTHEWVELCSKTLKDNGSIFIACSYHNIAEAITALKHSKFEIKNIITWQKTNAMPNLTRRVLTHTTEFVVWAVKGSGWVFNYEILKELNPDRQKDGSKKQLRDVWQIPLCQGKERLKDENSGKALHPTQKPEELLKRIILGFSNVGDIVLDPFAGSGTTPFIAKRYDRKFIGIEKDERYYDAILQRLHCNCVESFIKY; encoded by the coding sequence ATGAACAAAATTTATCACGGAGATTGTATTGAAATTTTAAAAACAATCAAACCAAAAAGCGTTCAGCTTGTATTTGCCGATCCGCCATATAATCTATCTGGTAACGGGCTAAAACTTATAAATAATAAAACTGGCGGTGATTATTTTATGGTAAATGAAGCTTGGGATAAAATGGATAGCGATAAATACGAGCGATTTACTCACGAATGGGTGGAGCTTTGTAGTAAAACATTAAAAGATAACGGATCTATTTTTATCGCTTGTAGCTATCACAATATCGCTGAAGCGATTACGGCTTTAAAGCATAGCAAATTTGAGATAAAAAACATAATCACGTGGCAAAAAACAAACGCAATGCCGAATTTAACAAGGCGAGTTTTGACCCACACGACGGAATTCGTAGTATGGGCGGTCAAAGGAAGCGGTTGGGTTTTTAACTATGAAATTTTAAAAGAACTAAATCCTGATAGACAAAAAGATGGCTCCAAAAAACAGCTTAGAGACGTGTGGCAAATCCCGCTTTGTCAAGGCAAGGAGCGACTAAAAGACGAAAATAGCGGCAAGGCTTTGCACCCGACGCAAAAACCGGAGGAGCTATTAAAACGCATAATTTTAGGCTTTTCAAATGTTGGCGATATAGTGCTTGATCCATTTGCAGGGAGCGGAACGACTCCGTTTATAGCAAAAAGATACGATAGAAAATTTATCGGCATAGAAAAAGATGAGAGATATTATGATGCTATTCTGCAAAGGCTCCATTGTAATTGCGTTGAAAGCTTTATAAAATATTAA
- a CDS encoding AlwI family type II restriction endonuclease, translated as MNKKVWSISTTVRNPERLKDFLATLSEIDGRAWDGLAQMEFQARLIKNRVYGFSNSQFYNGLDKNLIKLIDNPNNEISLDKAMEIFEAKNYEDPAMRGRTSFKPLEKIGLATIENKFIKITDLGRDFLLDKLDLGELYLKSFLKWQYPNPVDKEFADAKIYNIKPFIATLHLINEVNQICKNKGLKAKGISKLEFTIFAQSLLDFTCLKTQAQNLIDFRTELGKIKDYKKEQEFIDNYINNFFADFQNATFKNLKDYADNTIRYFRLTRLIYIRGGGYYIDLEPRRSVEIRNLLTSFNATADDFTKDEYKKYICDKNLPILPWQDKQNEILDNLKCEIKELEKSLNLKETFVIQSDELESQITELRAYRGELLNLILKARFENLDNIDKVIEALKNINKLDIKPSIALEKYINLSLNIINDAIKIKPNSLFGDDNEIIFTAPANRPDIECFYDGFNSICEVTILSGRNQWYNEGQPVMRHLREFENVSAKEDNYCIFIAPKIHRDTLNTFWIANKYEYEGKKQKIIPLNIAQIIEILTAVKTAKADKKMISHIKFKNLLDFIIKDVEISQNCDEWMAKIPVKILSYKESLI; from the coding sequence ATGAATAAAAAAGTTTGGTCGATTTCGACAACCGTTAGAAACCCAGAGAGGCTTAAAGATTTTTTAGCTACGTTAAGTGAAATAGACGGCAGAGCTTGGGACGGCTTAGCTCAGATGGAATTTCAAGCTAGACTTATTAAAAATCGCGTTTACGGATTTTCAAATTCGCAGTTTTATAACGGGTTAGATAAAAATTTAATTAAACTTATAGATAACCCGAATAACGAGATTTCGCTTGATAAGGCGATGGAAATTTTTGAGGCAAAAAACTATGAAGACCCCGCAATGCGTGGGCGAACCTCTTTTAAACCGCTTGAAAAAATCGGACTTGCTACGATAGAAAATAAATTTATAAAAATTACCGATTTGGGGCGAGATTTTTTACTAGACAAGCTTGATTTAGGCGAACTTTATCTAAAAAGTTTTTTAAAATGGCAGTATCCAAACCCCGTCGATAAAGAATTTGCGGATGCAAAAATTTACAATATAAAGCCCTTTATCGCGACACTTCATCTAATAAACGAAGTAAATCAAATTTGTAAAAACAAAGGGTTAAAAGCAAAAGGTATCTCAAAGCTCGAATTTACTATTTTTGCACAAAGTTTATTGGATTTTACCTGTCTAAAGACCCAGGCTCAAAATTTAATCGACTTTAGAACCGAGCTTGGTAAGATAAAAGACTACAAAAAAGAGCAAGAATTTATAGATAATTATATAAATAATTTTTTTGCAGACTTTCAAAATGCCACATTTAAAAATTTAAAAGATTATGCGGATAATACCATAAGATATTTTAGGCTTACGCGTCTTATCTACATAAGAGGCGGCGGATATTATATAGATTTAGAGCCTAGGAGGTCTGTGGAGATTAGGAATCTGCTTACTTCGTTTAACGCAACCGCCGATGATTTTACAAAAGATGAATATAAAAAATACATTTGCGATAAAAATTTACCTATTTTGCCTTGGCAAGATAAGCAAAACGAAATTCTTGATAATCTAAAATGCGAAATAAAAGAGCTAGAAAAAAGCTTAAATTTAAAAGAGACTTTTGTGATACAAAGCGATGAATTAGAGAGCCAAATAACAGAGCTTAGAGCTTATAGAGGTGAACTTTTAAATCTGATTCTAAAAGCTAGGTTTGAAAATTTAGACAACATAGACAAGGTAATAGAGGCTTTAAAAAACATAAATAAACTTGATATCAAGCCTAGCATTGCACTTGAAAAATATATAAATTTATCATTAAATATCATTAATGACGCGATTAAAATAAAGCCCAATTCGCTTTTTGGCGATGATAATGAGATAATATTTACAGCACCCGCAAATAGACCAGATATTGAGTGTTTTTATGATGGGTTTAACTCTATTTGCGAAGTTACGATCCTAAGCGGACGCAATCAATGGTATAATGAAGGACAGCCTGTGATGAGGCATTTAAGGGAGTTTGAAAATGTTTCTGCAAAAGAAGATAACTACTGCATTTTTATTGCTCCCAAAATTCACAGAGACACTTTAAATACTTTTTGGATAGCAAACAAATATGAATATGAGGGCAAAAAACAAAAGATAATCCCGCTAAATATAGCTCAAATCATAGAAATTTTAACCGCCGTCAAAACGGCAAAAGCGGATAAAAAGATGATTTCTCATATTAAATTTAAAAATTTGCTGGATTTTATCATAAAAGATGTGGAGATATCACAAAACTGCGATGAGTGGATGGCAAAAATCCCTGTAAAAATTTTAAGCTATAAAGAAAGCTTGATATGA
- a CDS encoding DNA adenine methylase has protein sequence MKIHQRRYLGNKFKILPFIGEIVQNEIGNFAEFCDIFAGSGVVGEYFNKPDNKIISNDLLYHNFVNLNTFLGIEKFDESKILEILKKLNVLKSKKDNYFSSNFGNFYFSLENAVKIGLIREEIENLYKAKKINEQEKFILITSLIYAIDKIANTVGHYDAYIKKEIKERKFELLLPQINRQNNKENEIYKLDANELIKRISCEVLYLDPPYNSRQYSDSYHLLENLALWSKPQVFGVAKKFDRSKIKSGYSGVNATKLFADLVQNAKCKFILFSYNNMANKGNHRSNAKISDEDIVRILGARGKVKIFEQKHREFNVGNTRRDNNFERVFFVKVDK, from the coding sequence TTGAAAATCCACCAACGACGCTATCTTGGAAATAAATTTAAAATTTTGCCCTTCATCGGCGAAATAGTGCAAAATGAAATAGGAAATTTCGCAGAATTTTGCGATATATTTGCAGGAAGCGGCGTTGTGGGCGAGTATTTTAATAAGCCTGATAATAAAATAATATCAAATGATTTGCTTTATCATAATTTTGTAAATTTAAACACGTTTTTAGGGATTGAAAAATTTGATGAGAGCAAAATTTTAGAAATATTAAAAAAATTAAATGTGCTAAAAAGCAAAAAAGACAACTATTTCTCGTCAAATTTCGGCAACTTTTATTTTAGCTTAGAAAATGCCGTAAAAATAGGTCTAATAAGAGAAGAAATTGAAAATTTATATAAAGCAAAAAAGATAAACGAACAAGAGAAATTTATACTTATAACTTCGCTAATTTATGCTATAGACAAGATAGCAAACACCGTCGGGCACTACGACGCGTATATCAAAAAAGAGATAAAAGAGCGTAAATTTGAGCTTTTGTTGCCGCAAATCAACAGGCAAAATAACAAAGAAAACGAAATTTACAAACTTGACGCAAATGAGCTAATAAAACGGATAAGTTGCGAAGTTTTGTATCTTGATCCACCATATAATTCAAGACAATATAGCGATAGCTATCATCTACTTGAAAATTTGGCACTTTGGAGCAAACCGCAAGTATTTGGAGTGGCTAAAAAATTTGATAGAAGTAAGATAAAAAGCGGATATAGCGGCGTAAATGCGACAAAGCTTTTTGCGGATTTAGTGCAAAATGCAAAGTGTAAATTTATACTTTTTTCATACAACAATATGGCAAATAAAGGCAATCACAGAAGTAATGCGAAAATCAGCGATGAAGATATAGTGCGAATTTTGGGTGCTAGAGGAAAAGTTAAAATTTTTGAGCAAAAACATAGGGAATTTAACGTAGGTAACACAAGACGAGATAATAATTTTGAGAGAGTGTTTTTTGTAAAGGTCGATAAATGA